In Anaerobacillus isosaccharinicus, one genomic interval encodes:
- the ypjB gene encoding sporulation protein YpjB encodes MHKKMLTLICLFFLVISTSVHAEKDLDQKEWRQLNQTADKVLQLVKEEKYSEAKQLMDFFSKQFLAIRYDDQNLSMTQLRLITTSYEKAMGAVTSASASHEERVLAVSEFRLVIDALVSEHHPLWKNTETQVMNYFAKMREAISSDDSNSFQHHFNGFLQRYAVIRPAIMIDLLPHQFQRIDSHVRYVERYRATIISDKEKAKQLKIMEEDFAKLYKGFEEDQADPSLWWVILSIGGTILLSLSYVGYKKYKGEKNKMKMKQ; translated from the coding sequence ATGCACAAGAAGATGCTCACTTTAATTTGTTTATTTTTTCTAGTTATTTCTACTAGTGTTCATGCAGAAAAGGACTTAGATCAAAAAGAATGGCGACAGTTAAACCAAACCGCTGATAAAGTTCTTCAGCTTGTGAAAGAAGAAAAATATAGTGAAGCAAAGCAATTGATGGACTTTTTCTCAAAGCAATTCCTAGCGATTCGCTATGATGACCAAAATCTTTCGATGACTCAATTGCGCTTAATTACGACCTCGTACGAAAAAGCAATGGGAGCTGTTACTAGTGCAAGTGCTAGTCATGAAGAAAGGGTATTGGCTGTTTCTGAATTTCGATTGGTTATTGATGCCCTTGTATCCGAACACCACCCACTTTGGAAAAATACAGAGACGCAAGTAATGAACTATTTCGCAAAAATGAGAGAAGCGATTTCAAGCGATGATAGTAACTCATTTCAACATCATTTTAACGGATTTTTACAGCGATATGCTGTGATTCGTCCGGCGATTATGATTGATTTATTACCACATCAATTTCAAAGAATTGATTCTCATGTGAGATATGTTGAGAGGTATCGAGCAACAATTATTTCTGATAAAGAAAAGGCAAAGCAGCTTAAGATCATGGAAGAGGACTTTGCCAAACTTTATAAAGGCTTTGAGGAAGATCAAGCAGATCCTTCTTTATGGTGGGTGATCTTGTCAATTGGTGGTACGATCCTATTGTCTTTATCTTATGTAGGCTATAAGAAGTACAAAGGTGAAAAGAACAAGATGAAGATGAAACAATAA
- a CDS encoding ReoY family proteolytic degradation factor, producing the protein MSSTISILEKKDFLKWFLNNYQLKRRECAWLLNYLMSDDFLMGKVHFVENAEYCPKSLIISANDVDCIPFSFHKRQHVTMDAEKSFHDIRLNKEEEIYIQLNFKDAKKNPQYVSVLEDNPFTPIDKETEKIYSLFADLIIDQAKFRFEKKRLTKLIDEALDTGDKDSFLKYSELLKNLKALKE; encoded by the coding sequence ATGAGTAGCACGATCTCGATTTTAGAAAAAAAAGATTTTTTAAAGTGGTTTTTAAATAATTACCAGTTAAAACGTAGAGAGTGTGCATGGTTGTTAAACTACTTAATGAGTGATGACTTTTTAATGGGAAAAGTTCACTTTGTAGAAAATGCAGAATACTGTCCGAAATCTTTAATCATTTCAGCTAACGATGTTGATTGTATCCCATTTAGCTTCCATAAAAGACAGCACGTGACTATGGATGCAGAAAAGTCATTTCATGATATCCGTCTAAATAAAGAAGAAGAAATTTATATTCAGTTAAATTTTAAAGATGCTAAGAAAAATCCACAGTATGTGTCTGTTTTAGAAGATAATCCGTTTACTCCAATTGACAAGGAAACTGAGAAGATTTATAGCTTATTTGCTGATTTAATTATTGATCAAGCAAAATTTCGCTTTGAAAAAAAGCGACTAACTAAACTTATTGACGAGGCATTAGATACTGGAGACAAAGATAGTTTTCTTAAATATAGTGAGCTGTTAAAAAATCTAAAAGCCCTTAAAGAATAA
- the aroA gene encoding 3-phosphoshikimate 1-carboxyvinyltransferase translates to MSKKIVERVQQLKGKIKIPGDKSISHRAVMFGAIANGKTTVEGFLPGEDCLSTISCFRKLGIEIKQEEDRVTVFGKGWNGLSEASEILDVGNSGTTTRLMLGILATRPFHSVVIGDDSIAKRPMARVTEPLRKMGAKIDGRGKGNFTPLAIRGGQTKGITYTSPVASAQVKSAILLAGLQSEGITTVREPHKSRDHTERMLKAFGVELQEDGLTVSVVGGQELASQHVVVPGDISSAAFFLVAGAIVENSEITLTNVGINETRTGIIDVLLKMGAKLQLTNEKVINEEKMADLTIRTSELQGIEISGEIIPRLIDEIPIIAVLATQANGTTVIKDAEELKVKETNRIDTVVSQLKTLGANIEATDDGMIIHGPTPLIGGKVASFGDHRIGMAMAIAGLVSSAQVEIEDIEAIDVSYPTFFDHIQELI, encoded by the coding sequence TTGTCAAAGAAAATAGTTGAACGGGTACAACAATTAAAAGGGAAAATAAAAATTCCCGGTGATAAATCAATTTCACACCGGGCGGTTATGTTTGGTGCAATTGCAAATGGTAAAACAACAGTAGAAGGATTTTTACCTGGGGAAGATTGTTTAAGTACGATCTCATGCTTTCGAAAACTAGGTATAGAAATTAAACAAGAAGAAGATAGAGTTACTGTGTTCGGTAAGGGCTGGAACGGTTTAAGTGAAGCTTCTGAAATATTAGATGTAGGTAATTCTGGCACAACAACAAGATTAATGTTAGGGATTTTAGCAACTAGACCATTCCATTCTGTAGTAATTGGAGATGATTCTATCGCAAAAAGACCAATGGCAAGAGTTACCGAGCCACTTAGAAAAATGGGTGCAAAAATTGATGGGCGTGGTAAAGGGAATTTCACGCCGCTTGCAATTCGAGGTGGGCAAACCAAAGGTATTACTTATACATCACCAGTAGCAAGTGCTCAAGTAAAGTCTGCCATTTTGCTAGCAGGCTTGCAAAGTGAAGGAATCACAACGGTGAGAGAACCTCATAAGTCAAGGGATCATACCGAGCGAATGTTAAAAGCATTTGGTGTAGAGTTACAAGAAGATGGATTGACAGTTTCTGTTGTAGGTGGACAAGAGTTAGCGTCTCAACATGTTGTCGTACCTGGTGATATTTCTTCTGCTGCTTTCTTTTTAGTTGCTGGGGCGATTGTTGAAAATAGTGAAATTACGTTAACAAATGTTGGCATAAATGAAACCCGAACAGGGATAATTGATGTTTTACTAAAAATGGGTGCTAAGCTGCAACTAACAAATGAAAAAGTGATCAATGAAGAAAAAATGGCTGATTTAACAATCCGGACTTCCGAACTTCAAGGAATTGAAATTAGTGGTGAGATTATTCCACGATTAATTGATGAAATACCAATTATTGCGGTTCTAGCAACACAAGCAAATGGAACGACGGTCATTAAGGATGCCGAGGAATTGAAAGTAAAAGAGACAAATCGGATTGATACAGTTGTTAGTCAATTAAAAACATTAGGTGCTAATATTGAGGCAACAGATGACGGCATGATTATTCACGGTCCGACACCGTTGATAGGTGGGAAAGTGGCAAGCTTTGGTGATCATCGGATCGGAATGGCGATGGCCATTGCAGGCTTAGTTTCTTCTGCCCAAGTGGAAATCGAAGACATTGAAGCAATTGACGTTTCATATCCTACCTTCTTTGATCATATACAGGAATTAATTTAA
- a CDS encoding nucleotide pyrophosphohydrolase, giving the protein MSEKSLKDIQTEVDNYIGQFKEGYFSPLALLARMTEELGELAREVNHYYGEKPKKSSEEERTMEQELGDMFFVLICFANSLNINLEEAFDLVMEKFNTRDKDRWTRIEE; this is encoded by the coding sequence GTGAGTGAAAAAAGTTTAAAGGATATTCAAACGGAAGTAGATAATTACATTGGACAATTTAAAGAAGGATACTTTAGTCCACTCGCTCTCCTTGCAAGAATGACAGAGGAATTAGGTGAGTTAGCCCGTGAAGTAAATCATTATTACGGTGAAAAGCCTAAAAAATCCTCTGAAGAAGAGCGCACAATGGAGCAAGAGCTTGGTGATATGTTTTTTGTATTAATTTGTTTTGCAAATTCTTTAAATATTAATTTAGAAGAAGCCTTTGATTTAGTGATGGAAAAATTCAATACTCGTGACAAAGATCGATGGACGAGAATAGAAGAATAA
- a CDS encoding YitT family protein has protein sequence MNTPIKFKNIFYILLGAAIMAFGLVYFNMENNLADGGFTGITLILFFMFNFDPAYSNLLLNIPLFFIGWKVLGRNSFIYTLIGTIGLSLFLFIFQRYRFMEIPLHDDMTLVALFAGVFIGVGLGIVFRFGGTTGGVDIIARLGFKYYGWSMGKTMFMFDAAVITSSLIFYLNYREGMYTLVAVFISAKVIDFMLQGAYSGKAAFIISDKSREISACILKQMDRGVTVLKGTGSFSGADKEILYCVVSRNELIRLKTIIEKVDPHAFVTVNDVQDVIGEGFTLDEYKRPIEH, from the coding sequence ATGAATACACCAATTAAATTCAAAAACATTTTTTATATTTTATTAGGGGCAGCAATTATGGCCTTTGGCCTCGTTTACTTTAACATGGAAAATAATTTAGCGGATGGTGGCTTTACAGGAATTACTTTAATTTTGTTCTTTATGTTTAACTTTGATCCTGCTTATTCGAATTTACTTTTAAATATCCCCTTATTTTTCATAGGTTGGAAAGTATTGGGGAGGAATTCATTTATTTACACATTGATCGGAACAATCGGTCTCTCCTTATTTTTATTCATTTTTCAAAGATATCGCTTTATGGAAATCCCGCTTCATGATGATATGACCCTCGTTGCACTGTTTGCAGGAGTGTTTATAGGGGTTGGTCTTGGAATTGTTTTCCGCTTTGGAGGTACAACAGGGGGAGTTGACATTATTGCTCGCCTTGGCTTTAAGTATTACGGCTGGAGTATGGGGAAAACAATGTTTATGTTTGACGCTGCCGTCATTACATCTTCACTGATCTTCTATTTAAATTATCGTGAAGGAATGTATACATTAGTCGCAGTTTTCATTAGCGCGAAAGTAATTGATTTTATGCTACAAGGAGCATATTCTGGTAAAGCTGCCTTTATTATCTCCGACAAGTCTAGGGAAATTTCTGCTTGCATTTTAAAGCAAATGGATAGAGGAGTAACTGTCTTAAAAGGAACAGGAAGCTTTTCAGGCGCTGATAAAGAGATATTGTATTGTGTTGTAAGTAGGAACGAATTAATTCGGTTAAAAACAATTATTGAAAAGGTTGATCCACATGCATTTGTAACCGTTAATGATGTCCAAGATGTCATTGGTGAGGGTTTCACCTTAGATGAATATAAACGTCCGATAGAGCACTAG
- a CDS encoding menaquinol-cytochrome c reductase cytochrome b/c subunit: MHRGKGMKFVGDSRVPAERMPNIPKDYSEYPGKTEAFWPNFLLKEWMVGAVFLVGYLVLTVAHYSPLERIADPTDASYIPLPDWYFLFLYQLLKYEFASGDYTVLGAVVIPGIAFGALLLAPFLDRGPERRPIKRPIASGLMLLAIASIFWLTYESVSNHDWEAAAKQGAIVEERQIDTSHQGYEIWLQQGSCIGCHGENMQGNPGVAPSVFEHDYTKEEIMKIIVEGVPGMPGGLFAGTEEELEILAEYIAADGMPE, from the coding sequence ATGCATCGTGGGAAAGGAATGAAATTTGTCGGAGATTCTCGTGTTCCGGCTGAAAGAATGCCAAACATTCCGAAAGATTATTCTGAATACCCTGGGAAAACAGAGGCATTTTGGCCAAATTTCTTATTAAAAGAATGGATGGTTGGTGCAGTTTTCTTAGTTGGTTATTTAGTCTTAACCGTTGCTCATTATTCACCACTTGAACGTATTGCTGATCCAACTGACGCAAGTTATATACCATTACCGGACTGGTATTTCTTATTTTTATACCAATTACTAAAATATGAGTTTGCTTCAGGAGATTACACAGTTCTCGGAGCAGTAGTTATTCCGGGAATTGCTTTTGGTGCTTTATTATTAGCGCCATTCCTTGATAGAGGACCTGAACGTCGTCCTATTAAAAGACCAATTGCATCTGGTTTAATGTTACTTGCAATTGCTTCAATTTTCTGGTTAACTTATGAGTCTGTTTCTAATCATGACTGGGAAGCAGCTGCAAAACAAGGTGCCATCGTTGAAGAAAGACAAATTGATACGAGTCATCAAGGCTATGAAATTTGGCTACAACAAGGCTCCTGTATAGGCTGTCACGGTGAAAACATGCAAGGTAACCCAGGAGTTGCTCCTTCTGTATTTGAACATGATTACACGAAAGAGGAAATCATGAAGATTATAGTAGAAGGTGTACCAGGAATGCCAGGTGGTTTATTCGCTGGAACAGAAGAAGAACTTGAGATTTTAGCAGAGTATATTGCTGCTGATGGAATGCCTGAATAA
- the qcrB gene encoding menaquinol-cytochrome c reductase cytochrome b subunit has protein sequence MLNKIYNWVDERLDITPMWRDIADHEVPEHVNPAHHFSAFVYCFGGLTFFITVIQILSGMFLTMYYVPDIINAYQSVYYLQNEVTFGVIVRGMHHWGASLVIVMMFLHTLRVFFTGSYKKPRELNWVVGVLIFFVMLGLGFTGYLLPWDMKAYFATVVGLQIAESAPVIGGFAKTFLAGGEIIGAQTLTRFFAIHVFFMPGALLGLLGAHFVMIRKQGISGPL, from the coding sequence TTGTTAAATAAGATTTATAATTGGGTAGACGAACGTCTAGATATTACGCCAATGTGGCGTGATATTGCTGATCATGAAGTGCCGGAGCATGTTAATCCAGCGCACCACTTTTCAGCATTTGTATATTGTTTTGGTGGGTTAACGTTTTTCATTACAGTCATTCAAATTTTATCAGGAATGTTTTTAACGATGTATTATGTACCTGATATTATTAATGCTTATCAATCTGTTTATTATTTGCAGAATGAGGTAACGTTTGGTGTAATCGTACGTGGGATGCATCACTGGGGTGCAAGTTTAGTTATTGTAATGATGTTTTTACATACATTACGGGTTTTCTTTACAGGGTCGTACAAAAAACCTCGTGAATTAAACTGGGTTGTAGGAGTACTTATTTTCTTTGTAATGTTAGGTTTAGGTTTTACAGGTTACTTATTACCTTGGGATATGAAAGCTTATTTTGCAACAGTAGTAGGCTTACAAATTGCTGAAAGTGCACCGGTTATTGGAGGCTTTGCTAAGACATTCTTAGCTGGGGGAGAAATTATCGGAGCTCAAACATTAACAAGATTTTTTGCTATTCACGTATTTTTCATGCCAGGAGCTTTACTTGGTTTACTAGGGGCTCACTTTGTGATGATCCGTAAGCAAGGAATTTCTGGACCACTATAA
- a CDS encoding tetratricopeptide repeat protein: protein MNIGLKKALTLIEEGKMEAALDELKQVSKTGDHDSKYSVAEIYYELGLVDLAKVIIEELLALYPDEGELYTFMAELLIDLDEEDEAIEMLLEIKEDDPVYVQGQLLLADLYQLQGLDEVAELKLLNAESKVPEEPIVLFGLGEFYLSRGDYQKSIPYYKKVLPFQDELDGTNIALRLAEAYSASGYFEEAITFYEDGINNDDATIDAHFGYGYTAFQIQNFSVAITQFEKVIDMDESYSSVYPYLGEAYEEEGRIHEAIQIFKKGIEIDEFNEALYVQGARVSLNNGYADEGEQYLRKVLAINPSNFEGAKMLASLLKKEESFEELQELINFLKDQGEEDPLFDWFLATAKHQLEDDSNVLDLYEQVSQQLAHDSDFMEEYGQVLLENGHKEKAKMVIKKAFELDPSKEHLDQLLLEFENEY from the coding sequence ATGAATATTGGGCTTAAAAAAGCACTAACACTTATCGAAGAAGGGAAAATGGAGGCCGCTCTTGACGAGTTAAAACAAGTGAGCAAAACAGGTGACCATGATTCTAAGTATTCAGTTGCTGAAATTTACTATGAATTAGGTTTAGTAGATTTAGCAAAAGTTATAATTGAAGAATTACTAGCGCTTTACCCTGATGAAGGTGAATTGTATACGTTTATGGCCGAACTATTAATTGACTTAGATGAGGAAGATGAGGCTATTGAAATGCTATTGGAAATTAAGGAAGATGATCCTGTCTATGTACAAGGTCAACTGCTGTTAGCAGATTTATATCAGTTGCAAGGATTAGATGAAGTAGCTGAACTTAAACTATTAAATGCAGAAAGTAAAGTCCCCGAAGAGCCGATCGTATTATTTGGTTTAGGAGAGTTTTACTTATCTAGAGGTGACTATCAAAAATCAATACCTTATTATAAAAAAGTTTTACCATTTCAAGATGAACTTGATGGGACAAACATTGCCTTGCGCTTAGCTGAAGCTTATAGTGCAAGTGGCTATTTTGAAGAAGCAATTACCTTTTATGAGGATGGAATAAATAACGATGATGCAACAATTGACGCTCACTTTGGATACGGTTATACTGCATTTCAAATTCAAAATTTCTCTGTAGCGATCACCCAATTTGAAAAAGTAATAGATATGGATGAAAGCTATTCTAGTGTTTATCCATACCTAGGGGAAGCTTATGAGGAAGAGGGGCGCATCCACGAAGCGATCCAAATTTTTAAAAAAGGAATAGAGATCGATGAGTTTAACGAAGCGTTATATGTCCAAGGGGCGAGAGTTTCGTTAAATAATGGGTACGCAGATGAGGGAGAGCAGTACTTAAGGAAAGTGTTAGCTATTAACCCAAGTAACTTTGAGGGAGCAAAGATGCTGGCAAGTTTATTAAAAAAAGAAGAGAGTTTTGAGGAACTTCAAGAATTAATTAATTTTCTAAAAGATCAAGGTGAAGAAGATCCGTTATTTGATTGGTTCTTAGCGACAGCGAAGCATCAATTAGAAGACGATTCAAATGTTCTTGATTTATATGAGCAAGTTTCCCAACAGCTTGCACATGACAGTGATTTTATGGAAGAGTATGGACAAGTGTTATTAGAAAATGGTCATAAAGAAAAAGCTAAAATGGTTATTAAGAAAGCATTTGAACTAGATCCTTCCAAAGAACATTTAGATCAGTTACTTTTGGAATTTGAGAATGAGTATTAA
- a CDS encoding DUF1405 domain-containing protein, translated as MINFFIHLLREKWILFILLVANLVGTIYGYWWYKEQLAITPSHFYLFVPDSPTASLFLVFVLAMFLFKKNWPLMEAFAAVTLIKYGIWAVVMNIAAGLAGATLTWENYMLIASHGAMAIQALIFAPYFRIKAWHLIVASIWTLHNDIIDYVFGMHPWVSRTLIDNIAYIGYFTFWLSIFSIFLVYLFGVRKNRYKLNL; from the coding sequence ATGATTAATTTTTTCATTCATTTGCTTAGAGAAAAATGGATCCTTTTTATTTTACTAGTAGCAAATTTAGTTGGAACAATCTATGGATATTGGTGGTACAAGGAACAACTTGCCATAACTCCGTCTCATTTTTATCTTTTTGTACCTGACAGTCCAACGGCAAGTCTTTTTCTCGTTTTCGTGTTAGCGATGTTTTTATTTAAAAAGAATTGGCCATTAATGGAGGCATTCGCGGCCGTTACTTTAATTAAATATGGAATTTGGGCAGTTGTAATGAATATCGCAGCTGGACTAGCTGGCGCGACATTAACTTGGGAAAACTACATGTTAATTGCTTCTCATGGAGCTATGGCCATCCAGGCATTAATTTTTGCTCCATATTTTCGAATAAAAGCGTGGCATCTCATTGTAGCTTCAATATGGACTTTACATAACGACATTATTGATTATGTCTTTGGAATGCATCCATGGGTTTCGAGAACGTTAATTGATAACATTGCATACATTGGTTATTTTACTTTTTGGCTTAGTATTTTTTCGATTTTCCTTGTCTATTTATTTGGTGTAAGAAAAAATCGTTATAAGCTAAATTTATAG
- a CDS encoding ubiquinol-cytochrome c reductase iron-sulfur subunit, translating into MSEKEHKVSRRQFLNYTLTGVGGFMAAGITLPLVRFALDPALKTGADTEMVAVTQVSQLSSEPKRFDFKIDQVDAWYESEVSRSAWIYQEDGQIVALSPVCTHLGCTVDWDTNEEFKNRFFCPCHYGAFEKDGKNVDRTPPTQPLFVYDLEVRDGTVYLGRPRPQV; encoded by the coding sequence GTGAGTGAAAAAGAGCATAAAGTATCAAGACGTCAGTTCCTAAATTATACGTTAACAGGTGTTGGTGGATTTATGGCTGCAGGAATTACGTTGCCGTTAGTTCGCTTTGCACTTGATCCAGCTCTAAAAACAGGTGCAGATACAGAAATGGTTGCAGTAACACAAGTTAGCCAATTATCGAGTGAACCTAAACGTTTTGACTTTAAAATTGATCAAGTTGATGCTTGGTATGAGTCAGAAGTTTCTAGATCTGCCTGGATCTATCAGGAAGACGGTCAAATTGTAGCACTTTCACCAGTCTGTACACACTTAGGTTGTACAGTTGACTGGGATACGAATGAAGAATTTAAGAATCGCTTCTTCTGCCCGTGTCATTATGGTGCTTTTGAAAAAGATGGAAAGAACGTTGATCGTACTCCGCCAACTCAACCGTTATTTGTATATGACCTTGAAGTTCGCGATGGTACTGTTTATTTAGGAAGACCAAGACCACAGGTGTAA
- a CDS encoding YpiF family protein — MKWQAKEIDLYLQAKEYVDTAIIPLVPISWGNELKSTVQMGEFITLISDELERQFKGRVFQFPSYTYLKTEKVEERLSKINSFDEHLKENGFSHIIYLTSDIEWKQIEGEMKDTLLWIPSIPLEHMEQKYKLETLSNQIKQMLPIMTNKWQKAKIEDN; from the coding sequence ATGAAGTGGCAAGCAAAAGAAATAGATCTTTATTTACAAGCAAAGGAATATGTAGATACAGCAATCATCCCTTTAGTTCCAATTTCGTGGGGAAATGAGCTTAAATCTACTGTTCAGATGGGGGAATTTATCACCTTAATTAGTGATGAATTAGAAAGACAGTTTAAAGGAAGGGTTTTCCAATTTCCGTCATATACATACTTAAAAACTGAAAAAGTAGAAGAACGTTTGTCAAAAATTAATTCATTTGATGAACACTTAAAAGAAAATGGTTTTTCTCATATTATCTATTTAACATCAGATATTGAGTGGAAACAAATTGAAGGGGAAATGAAAGACACATTACTATGGATTCCCTCGATTCCCCTTGAACATATGGAGCAAAAATATAAACTTGAAACCTTGTCTAACCAAATTAAACAAATGTTACCTATTATGACCAATAAGTGGCAAAAGGCAAAAATTGAGGACAATTAA
- a CDS encoding zinc metallopeptidase, protein MGGFLIYFAILIIIPLWAQMKVKSAYKKYSQVPASSGMTGAQVARKILDDNGLYNVTVEPIQGKLTDHYDPRAKAVRLSEENYYGHSVAGAAVAAHEVGHAMQDAEDYAFLRFRHALVPVASFGSKSSFFIILAGIFMYNANLILLGILFMAAAVLFQLVTLPVEFNASSRAMHQIVSVGVIRNNEERETKKVLDAAALTYVAAAVVAVMELLRFVLMYIGMRSDD, encoded by the coding sequence ATGGGTGGATTTTTAATTTATTTTGCCATACTTATCATCATCCCACTATGGGCACAGATGAAGGTGAAAAGTGCTTACAAAAAGTACTCTCAAGTACCAGCTTCATCAGGGATGACAGGGGCTCAAGTAGCTCGGAAGATTTTAGACGATAACGGTCTTTATAATGTGACAGTTGAACCTATTCAAGGAAAACTAACTGATCATTATGACCCGCGCGCAAAAGCAGTGCGTTTATCAGAAGAAAACTATTATGGTCATTCAGTGGCAGGTGCAGCTGTTGCTGCCCACGAAGTAGGGCACGCAATGCAAGATGCTGAAGACTATGCTTTTTTACGTTTTCGTCATGCGTTAGTTCCAGTAGCAAGTTTTGGATCAAAGAGCTCGTTCTTTATTATTTTAGCAGGTATTTTCATGTACAATGCTAACTTAATTCTATTAGGCATATTGTTCATGGCTGCAGCAGTACTATTCCAACTCGTAACTTTACCAGTTGAGTTTAATGCTTCAAGTCGTGCAATGCATCAAATAGTTTCCGTCGGTGTTATCCGGAACAATGAAGAAAGAGAAACGAAAAAGGTTTTAGATGCCGCTGCTCTAACATATGTGGCTGCAGCTGTAGTTGCTGTAATGGAACTATTGCGTTTTGTTCTCATGTATATTGGTATGAGAAGCGACGATTAA